A stretch of DNA from Saccharomycodes ludwigii strain NBRC 1722 chromosome I, whole genome shotgun sequence:
ATTTACAAGAAGAGACAAAATTAACCAACCTATTGTCTGAAGTTGTTAAGAAGAGAGATTCTTTGATTGATAATGGTAATGTTTTAGGTGCCAAAGAACATAAACCACCAATTTTAGTTAAGATTGCTCCAGATTTAACTGAACCTGAATTGGCCTCTATTGTTCAAAGCGCTAAAGATTCTAAGATAGATGGAATTGTTGTTTCCAACACTACTATTCAAAGACCAAGCGCcttaataacaaaagatGAAACTTTGAAGCAACAAGCCGGTGGTTTGAGTGGTAAACCTTTAAAACCATTGTCTTTAAAGGCTTTGAAGACCGTTGCCAAATATGCTAAGGATTCAGATTTGGTTTTAGTTGGTTGTGGTGGTATTTCTAGCGGTAAAGATGCTATTGAATTTGCCAAAGCCGGTGCTACTTTTGTACAATTATACACTGCTTTTGCTTATAGTGGTCCTGGTTTGATTGCCCAGATTAAAGATGAAATTACTTCAGAATTGGCTAAGGAGGGTAAAACTTGGATGCAAATTATTGGCGAAGATAACAAATAGTTTTAgtttttgatattattttttaactttatatATCTTACGTATGCATTAACTAGATTAGATTTaagttatatttaaataaagatgGCCTAAGATAAGTATAGAAAATGCGCATTTTTGAATgtccatatatatattaacaaCGCcttctatatatatatatatttatatatttttaactcaTTAACAATATTCTCAAGAAACTTTGTTGTCAgcttattaaaaaaaaaaaaaaaaaaaaaaaaaaaaaaaaaaaagaaccaAGTCCTTTAAACAACTTATTTAGCGGTGTGCAAATAACTAATGacaccaacaacaaccaaAACAAAGGCAGTAtcagttaaaaatataccaaAAACATCCCAGTACTGTAACACTGCATTTATTTTGCCTTGTACATTAGAAAATGGAAGCAACCCATCGGGAATCATACCTAGCAAActcaatattttattagttgACAAAGGTTGAACTTTGGTTTCCTTATAtaaactatttttaaattgataataaatggAAATCATACAAATTTcaaaagtaataaaaacagtGAAAAAATTCTGTTTATCGAATAGTAAGGGAATGTACTTAGAAAGCATGGGTGATGAAGGAGTCAATGAATTGGCATCAAATTTAGGATTggtgataaaataaatgtatggtaataaaaataacccCCATCTAATGACGACCAGCCAAGCtttgaatttatttattttattcttagAATAAGCTACCAATTGTGGGTTATTTTGTGCGCCAGCATTAATTGGGATGTTACCAAATGGACTGGCGTTACCTAGATCGTTACCGCCATTCaacaattgaaaaacttGTTCACTGTCGATATCCGAAGTACTACTGGAAATATTGCCATCTTTTTCATTAGCAACCAAttctttcaataattttatttgtgcATTCAAACTctctttttgttctttatCAGGGTTGGTATACTGTGTAGCATTATTATCGGCCTGGTTGGAATGTTGTAACGGgccagtttttttttgagcaGTATGTACCAATTCATCCATTTCTTCGGTGGACGTTAAATTATGGAAGGAACTAGTGCTAGAATTAGTAGTATTAGTCTGTTGTTTCTCTAATGGGGATTCAGTAGACAAAAGATTAGTTTCGCCggtgattttatttaatctTTCAGTGGCGGCACCATTCCTCTTAAATTTTTGGGCTCTTCTTTCTCGTAAAATCTTTAGCTTTTCAGCATCAGTTAATTCACTCATtgtaaacaaatataaatatatatagggAGGGGGGTTCTTAGCAATATCACAATAATACTGTATGTTGagaaattcttttttattttttatttcttttttttttttaagcaaaaagaaaaagtgataataataaataagaaCAATCTTGTTGAATTACAACAGTCAAAGCCTTTTGAGTTTTGATTAAAATTCTTTACACCTTTTTCATAATAGAAATGAAAAGATTTCATGTGTAACCCggatatatatacattcGCTTAGAATTTCACGCACATAgacatatatatacatatataccCAAGATAAAATGgctaaaacttttttttttgtttgtttgtatattttaattacttttaaatttgaaaaaagcaaaaataaaaaaaaaaaaaaaaaaaaaaaaaaaaaaagtaaagtTATTCACGTATAAGCAATTCCTTAAGGTTCTATACATATGCcagtataataataatattatcattaataacGGATAACAATAACTAATCTATGTAACAACTAATATTAGAGGGAAGGGGAAAATTAgatttgatatttatttataataaccGACATCTTCTGCTCAACATCAGTATGGGCCTTACACCAAGAATGATTTGAATCCAATTCTAATAATTGGACCCTAA
This window harbors:
- the GET2 gene encoding GET complex subunit GET2 (similar to Saccharomyces cerevisiae YER083C | GET2 | Guided Entry of Tail-anchored proteins), translating into MSELTDAEKLKILRERRAQKFKRNGAATERLNKITGETNLLSTESPLEKQQTNTTNSSTSSFHNLTSTEEMDELVHTAQKKTGPLQHSNQADNNATQYTNPDKEQKESLNAQIKLLKELVANEKDGNISSSTSDIDSEQVFQLLNGGNDLGNASPFGNIPINAGAQNNPQLVAYSKNKINKFKAWLVVIRWGLFLLPYIYFITNPKFDANSLTPSSPMLSKYIPLLFDKQNFFTVFITFEICMISIYYQFKNSLYKETKVQPLSTNKILSLLGMIPDGLLPFSNVQGKINAVLQYWDVFGIFLTDTAFVLVVVGVISYLHTAK